In one window of Mus pahari chromosome 3, PAHARI_EIJ_v1.1, whole genome shotgun sequence DNA:
- the Cebpb gene encoding CCAAT/enhancer-binding protein beta: protein MHRLLAWDAACLPPPPAAFRPMEVANFYYEPDCLAYGAKAARAAPRAPAAEPAIGEHERAIDFSPYLEPLAPAADFAAPAPAHHDFLSDLFADDYGAKPSKKPADYGYVSLGRAGTKAAPPACFPPPPPAALKAEPGFEPADCKRADDAPAMAAGFPFALRAYLGYQATPSGSSGSLSTSSSSSPPGTPSPADAKAAPAACFAGPPAAPAKAKAKKTVDKLSDEYKMRRERNNIAVRKSRDKAKMRNLETQHKVLELTAENERLQKKVEQLSRELSTLRNLFKQLPEPLLASAGHC, encoded by the coding sequence ATGCACCGCCTGCTGGCCTGGGACGCAGCATGCCTcccgccgccgcccgccgcctTTAGACCCATGGAAGTGGCCAACTTCTACTACGAGCCCGACTGCCTGGCCTACGGGGCCAAGGCGGCCCGCGCCGCGCCGCGCGCCCCCGCCGCCGAGCCGGCCATCGGCGAGCACGAGCGCGCCATCGACTTCAGCCCCTACCTGGAGCCGCTCGCGCCCGCCGCGGACTTCGCCGCTCCCGCGCCCGCGCACCACGACTTCCTCTCCGACCTCTTCGCCGACGACTACGGCGCCAAGCCGAGCAAGAAGCCGGCCGACTACGGTTACGTGAGCCTCGGCCGCGCGGGCACCAAGGCCGCGCCGCCCGCCTGCTTCCCGCCGCCGCCTCCCGCCGCGCTCAAGGCGGAACCGGGCTTCGAACCCGCGGACTGCAAGCGCGCGGACGACGCGCCCGCCATGGCGGCCGGCTTCCCGTTCGCCCTGCGCGCCTACCTGGGCTACCAGGCGACGCCGAGCGGTAGCAGCGGCAGCCTGTCCACGTCGTCGTCGTCCAGCCCGCCCGGCACGCCGAGCCCCGCCGACGCCAAGGCCGCGCCCGCCGCCTGCTTCGCGGGGCCGCCGGCCGCGCCcgccaaggccaaggccaagaagacGGTGGACAAGCTGAGCGACGAGTACAAGATGCGGCGCGAGCGCAACAACATCGCGGTGCGCAAGAGCCGCGACAAGGCCAAGATGCGCAACCTGGAGACGCAGCACAAGGTGCTGGAGCTGACGGCGGAGAACGAGCGGCTGCAGAAGAAGGTGGAGCAGCTGTCGCGAGAGCTCAGCACCCTGCGGAACTTGTTCAAGCAGCTGCCCGAGCCGCTGCTGGCCTCGGCGGGACACTGCTAG